Sequence from the Schistocerca serialis cubense isolate TAMUIC-IGC-003099 unplaced genomic scaffold, iqSchSeri2.2 HiC_scaffold_1363, whole genome shotgun sequence genome:
caaggcaacgaggagaacaaggcaacgaggagaacaaggcaacgaggagaacaaggcaacgaggagaacaaggcaacgaggagaacaaggcaacgaggagaacaaggcaacgaggagaacaaggcaacgaggagaacaaggcaacgaggagaacaaggcaacgaggagaacaaggcaacgaggagaacaaggcaacgaggagaacaaggcaacgaggagaacaaggcaacgaggagaacaaggcaacgaggagaacaaggcaacgaggagaacaaggcaacgaggagaacaaggcaacgaggagaacaaggcaacgaggagaacaaggcaacgaggagaacaaggcaacgaggagaacaaggcaacgaggagaacaaggcaacgaggagaacaaggcaacgaggagaacaaggcaacgaggagaacaaggcaacgaggagaacaaggcaacgaggagaacaaggcaacgaggagaacaaggcaacgaggagaacaaggcaacgaggagaacaaggcaacgaggagaacaaggcaacgaggagaacaaggcaacgaggagaacaaggcaacgaggagaacaaggcaacgaggagaacaaggcaacgaggagaacaaggcaacgaggagaacaaggcaacgaggagaacaaggcaacgaggagaacaaggcaacgaggagaacaaggcaacgaggagaacaaggcaacgaggagaacaaggcaacgaggagaacaaggcaacgaggagaacaaggcaacgaggagaacaaggcaacgaggagaacaaggcaacgaggagaacaaggcaacgaggagaacaaggcaacgaggagaacaaggcaacgaggagaacaaggcaacgaggagaacaaggcaacgaggagaacaaggcaacgaggagaacaaggcaacgaggagaacaaggcaacgaggagaacaaggcaacgaggagaacaaggcaacgaggagaacaaggcaacgaggagaacaaggcaacgaggagaacaaggcaacgaggagaacaaggcaacgaggagaacaaggcaacgaggagaacaaggcaacgaggagaacaaggcaacgaggagaacaaggcaacgaggagaacaaggcaacgaggagaacaaggcaacgaggagaacaaggcaacgaggagaacaaggcaacgaggagaacaaggcaacgaggagaacaaggcaacgaggagaacaaggcaacgaggagaacaaggcaacgaggagaacaaggcaacgaggagaacaaggcaacgaggagaacaaggcaacgaggagaacaaggcaacgaggagaacaaggcaacgaggagaacaaggcaacgaggagaacaaggcaacgaggagaacaaggcaacgaggagaacaaggcaacgaggagaacaaggcaacgaggagaacaaggcaacgaggagaacaaggcaacgaggagaacaaggcaacgaggagaacaaggcaacgaggagaacaaggcaacgaggagaacaaggcaacgaggagaacaaggcaacgaggagaacaaggcaacgaggagaacaaggcaacgaggagaacaaggcaacgaggagaacaaggcaacgaggagaacaaggcaacgaggagaacaaggcaacgaggagaacaaggcaacgaggagaacaaggcaacgaggagaacaaggcaacgaggagaacaaggcaacgaggagaacaaggcaacgaggagaacaaggcaacgaggagaacaaggcaacgaggagaacaaggcaacgaggagaacaaggcaacgaggagaacaaggcaacgaggagaacaaggcaacgaggagaacaaggcaacgaggagaacaaggcaacgaggagaacaaggcaacgaggagaacaaggcaacgaggagaacaaggcaacgaggagaacaaggcaacgaggagaacaaggcaacgaggagaacaaggcaacgaggagaacaaggcaacgaggagaacaaggcaacgaggagaacaaggcaacgaggagaacaaggcaacgaggagaacaaggcaacgaggagaacaaggcaacgaggagaacaaggcaacgaggagaacaaggcaacgaggagaacaaggcaacgaggagaacaaggcaacgaggagaacaaggcaacgaggagaacaaggcaacgaggagaacaaggcaacgaggagaacaaggcaacgaggagaacaaggcaacgaggagaacaaggcaacgaggagaacaaggcaacgaggagaacaaggcaacgaggagaacaaggcaacgaggagaacaaggcaacgaggagaacaaggcaacgaggagaacaaggcaacgaggagaacaaggcaacgaggagaacaaggcaacgaggagaacaaggcaacgaggagaacaaggcaacgaggagaacaaggcaacgaggagaacaaggcaacgaggagaacaaggcaacgaggagaacaaggcaacgaggagaacaaggcaacgaggagaacaaggcaacgaggagaacaaggcaacgaggagaacaaggcaacgaggagaacaaggcaacgaggagaacaaggcaacgaggagaacaaggcaacgaggagaacaaggcaacgaggagaacaaggcaacgaggagaacaaggcaacgaggagaacaaggcaacgaggagaacaaggcaacgaggagaacaaggcaacgaggagaacaaggcaacgaggagaacaaggcaacgaggagaacaaggcaacgaggagaacaaggcaacgaggagaacaaggcaacgaggagaacaaggcaacgaggagaacaaggcaacgaggagaacaaggcaacgaggagaacaaggcaacgaggagaacaaggcaacgaggagaacaaggcaacgaggagaacaaggcaacgaggagaacaaggcaacgaggagaacaaggcaacgaggagaacaaggcaacgaggagaacaaggcaacgaggagaacaaggcaacgaggagaacaaggcaacgaggagaNNNNNNNNNNNNNNNNNNNNNNNNNNNNNNNNNNNNNNNNNNNNNNNNNNNNNNNNNNNNNNNNNNNNNNNNNNNNNNNNNNNNNNNNNNNNNNNNNNNNNNNNNNNNNNNNNNNNNNNNNNNNNNNNNNNNNNNNNNNNNNNNNNNNNNNNNNNNNNNNNNNNNNNNNNNNNNNNNNNNNNNNNNNNNNNNNNNNNNNNNNNNNNNNNNNNNNNNNNNNNNNNNNNNNNNNNNNNNNNNNNNNNNNNNNNNNNNNNNNNNNNNNNNNNNNNNNNNNNNNNNNNNNNNNNNNNNNNNNNNNNNNNNNNNNNNNNNNNNNNNNNNNNNNNNNNNNNNNNNNNNNNNNNNNNNNNNNNNNNNNNNNNNNNNNNNNNNNNNNNNNNNNNNNNNNNNNNNNNNNNNNNNNNNNNNNNNNNNNNNNNNNNNNNNNNNNNNNNNNNNNNNNNNNNNNNNNNNNNNNNNNNNNNNNNNNNNNNNNNNNNNNNNNNNNNNNNNNNNNNggcaacgaggagaacaaggcaacgaggagaacaaggcaacgaggagaacaaggcaacgaggagaacaaggcaacgaggagaacaaggcaacgaggagaagaaggcaacgaggagaagaaggcaacgaggagaagaaggcaacgaggagaagaaggcaacgaggagaagaaggcaacgaggagaagaaggcaacgaggagaagaaggcaacgaggagaagaaggcaacgaggagaagaaggcaacgaggagaagaaggcaacgaggagaagaaggcaacgaggagaagaaggcaacgaggagaagaaggcaacgaggagaagaaggcaacgaggagaacaaggcaacgaggagaacaaggcaacgaggagaagaaggcaacgaggagaagaaggcaacgaggagaagaaggcaacgaggagaacaaggcaacgaggagaacaaggcaacgaggagaacaaggcaacgaggagaacaaggcaacgaggagaacaaggcaacgaggagaacaaggcaacgaggagaacgaaggcaacgaggagaacaaggcaacgaggagaagaaggcaacgaggagaagaaggcaacgaggagaagaaggcaacgaggagaagaaggcaacgaggagaagaaggcaacgaggagaagaaggcaacgaggagaagaaggcaacgaggagaagaaggcaacgaggagaagaaggcaacgaggagaagaaggcaacgaggagaagaaggcaacgaggagaagaaggcaacgaggagaagaaggcaacgaggagaagaaggcaacgaggagaagaaggcaacgaggagaagaaggcaacgaggagaagaaggcaacgaggagaagaaggcaacgaggagaagaaggcaacgaggagaagaaggcaacgaggagaagaaggcaacgaggagaagaaggcaacgaggagaagaaggcaacgaggagaagaaggcaacgaggagaagaaggcaacgaggagaagaaggcaacgaggagaagaaggcaacgaggagaagaaggcaacgaggagaagaaggcaacgaggagaagaaggcaacgaggagaagaaggcaacgaggagaagaaggcaacgaggagaagaaggcaacgaggagaagaaggcaacgaggagaagaaggcaacgaggagaagaaggcaacgaggagaagaaggcaacgaggagaagaaggcaacgaggagaagaaggcaacgaggagaagaaggcaacgaggagaagaaggcaacgaggagaagaaggcaacgaggagaagaaggcaacgaggagaagaaggcaacgaggagaagaaggcaacgaggagaagaaggcaacgaggagaagaaggcaacgaggagaagaaggcaacgaggagaagaaggcaacgaggagaagaaggcaacgaggagaagaaggcaacgaggagaagaaggcaacgaggagaagaaggcaacgaggagaagaaggcaacgaggagaagaaggcaacgaggagaagaaggcaacgaggagaagaaggcaacgaggagaagaaggcaacgaggagaagaaggcaacgaggagaagaaggcaacgaggagaagaaggcaacgaggagaagaaggcaacgaggagaagaaggcaacgaggagaagaaggcaacgaggagaagaaggcaacgaggagaagaaggcaacgaggagaagaaggcaacgaggagaagaaggcaacgaggagaagaaggcaacgaggagaagaaggcaacgaggagaagaaggcaacgaggagaagaaggcaacgaggagaagaaggcaacgaggagaagaaggcaacgaggagaagaaggcaacgaggagaagaaggcaacgaggagaagaaggcaacgaggagaagaaggcaacgaggagaagaaggcaacgaggagaagaaggcaacgaggagaagaaggcaacgaggagaagaaggcaacgaggagaagaaggcaacgaggagaagaaggcaacgaggagaagaaggcaacgaggagaagaaggcaacgaggagaagaaggcaacgaggagaagaaggcaacgaggagaagaaggcaacgaggagaagaaggcaacgaggagaagaaggcaacgaggagaagaaggcaacgaggagaagaaggcaacgaggagaagaaggcaacgaggagaagaaggcaacgaggagaagaaggcaacgaggagaagaaggcaacgaggagaagaaggcaacgaggagaagaaggcaacgaggagaagaaggcaacgaggagaagaaggcaacgaggagaagaaggcaacgaggagaagaaggcaacgaggagaagaaggcaacgaggagaagaaggcaacgaggagaagaaggcaacgaggagaagaaggcaacgaggagaagaaggcaacgaggagaagaaggcaacgaggagaagaaggcaacgaggagaagaaggcaacgaggagaagaaggcaacgaggagaagaaggcaacgaggagaagaaggcaacgaggagaagaaggcaacgaggagaagaaggcaacgaggagaagaaggcaacgaggagaagaaggcaacgaggagaagaaggcaacgaggagaagaaggcaacgaggagaagaaggcaacgaggagaagaaggcaacgaggagaagaaggcaacgaggagaagaaggcaacgaggagaagaaggcaacgaggagaagaaggcaacgaggagaagaaggcaacgaggagaagaaggcaacgaggagaagaaggcaacgaggagaagaaggcaacgaggagaagaaggcaacgaggagaagaaggcaacgaggagaagaaggcaacgaggagaagaaggcaacgaggagaagaaggcaacgaggagaagaaggcaacgaggagaagaaggcaacgaggagaagaaggcaacgaggagaagaaggcaacgaggagaagaaggcaacgaggagaagaaggcaacgaggagaagaaggcaacgaggagaagaaggcaacgaggagaagaaggcaacgaggagaagaaggcaacgaggagaagaaggcaacgaggagaagaaggcaacgaggagaagaaggcaacgaggagaagaaggcaacg
This genomic interval carries:
- the LOC126440396 gene encoding trichohyalin-like, yielding MIMDGQLSQVFEDNESDSGSDSDSSCDDDDDNSNDKYSSDELEAIEFIIDNDGHVEATRRTRQRGEQGDEENRATRRTRRRGEQGDEENKATRRTRQRGEQGNEEKKATRRRRQRGEEGNEEKKATRRRRQRGEEGNEEKEATRRRRQRGEGGNEEKEATRRRRQRGEGGNEEKEATRRRRQRGEGGNEEKEATRRRRQRGEGGNEEKEATRRRRQRGEGGNEEKEATRRRRQRGEGGNEEKEATRRTRQRGEQGNEENKATRRTRQRGEQGNEENKATRRTRQRGEQGNEENKATRRTRQRGEQGNEENKATRRTRQRGEQGNEENKATRRTRQRGEQGNEENKATRRTRQRGEQGNEENKATRRTRQRGEQGNEENKATRRTRQRGEQGNEENKATRRTRQRGEQGNEENKATRRTRQRGEQGNEENKATRRTRQRGEQGNEENKATRRTRQRGEQGNEENKATRRTRQRGEQGNEENKATRRTRQRGEQGNEENKATRRTRQRGEQGNEENKATRRTRQRGEQGNEENKATRRTRQRGEQGNEENKATRRTRQRGEQGNEENKATRRTRQRGEQGNEENKATRRTRQRGEQGNEENKATRRTRQRGEQGNEENKATRRTRQRGEQGNEENKATRRTRQRGEQGNEENKATRRTRQRGEQGNEENKATRRTRQRGEQGNEENKATRRTRQRGEQGNEENKATRRTRQRGEQGNEENKATRRTRQRGEQGNEENKATRRTRQRGEQGNEENKATRRTRQRGEQGNEENKATRRTRQRGEQGNEENKATRRTRQRGEQGNEENKATRRTRQRGEQGNEENKATRRTRQRGEQGNEENKATRRTRQRGEQGNEENKATRRTRQRGEQGNEENKATRRTRQRGEQGNEENKATRRTRQRGEQGNEENKATRRTRQRGEQGNEENKATRRTRQRGEQGNEENKATRRTRQRGEQGNEENKATRRTRQRGEQGNEENKATRRTRQRGEQGNEENKATRRTRQRGEQGNEENKATRRTRQRGEQGNEENKATRRTRQRGEQGNEENKATRRTRQRGEQGNEENKATRRTRQRGEQGNEENKATRRTRQRGEQGNEENKATRRTRQRGEQGNEENKATRRTRQRGEQGNEENKATRRTRQRGEQGNEENKATRRTRQRGEQGNEENKATRRTRQRGEQGNEENKATRRTRQRGEQGNEENKATRRTRQRGEQGNEENKATRRTRQRGEQGNEENKATRRTRQRGEQGNEENKATRRTRQRGEQGNEENKATRRTRQRGEQGNEENKATRRTRQRGEQGNEENKATRRTRQRGEQGNEENKATRRTRQRGEQGNEENKATRRTRQRGEQGNEENKATRRTRQRGEQGNEENKATRRTRQRGEQGNEENKATRRTRQRGEQGNEENKATRRTRQRGEQGNEENKATRRTRQRGEQGNEENKATRRTRQRGEQGNEENKATRRTRQRGEQGNEENKATRRTRQRGEQGNEENKATRRTRQRGEQGNEENKATRRTRQRGEQGNEENKATRRTRQRGEQGNEENKATRRTRQRGEQGNEENKATRRTRQRGEQGNEENKATRRTRQRGEQGNEENKATRRTRQRGEQGNEENKATRRTRQRGEQGNEENKATRRTRQRGEQGNEENKATRRTRQRGEQGNEENKATRRTRQRGEQGNEENKATRRTRQRGEQGNEENKENKATRRTRQRGEQGNEENKATRRTRQRGEEGNEEKKATRRRRQRGEEGNEEKKATRRRRQRGEEGNEEKKATRRRRQRGEEGNEEKKATRRRRQRGEEGNEEKKATRRTRQRGEQGNEEKKATRRRRQRGEEGNEENKATRRTRQRGEQGNEENKATRRTRQRGEQGNEENEGNEENKATRRRRQRGEEGNEEKKATRRRRQRGEEGNEEKKATRRRRQRGEEGNEEKKATRRRRQRGEEGNEEKKATRRRRQRGEEGNEEKKATRRRRQRGEEGNEEKKATRRRRQRGEEGNEEKKATRRRRQRGEEGNEEKKATRRRRQRGEEGNEEKKATRRRRQRGEEGNEEKKATRRRRQRGEEGNEEKKATRRRRQRGEEGNEEKKATRRRRQRGEEGNEEKKATRRRRQRGEEGNEEKKATRRRRQRGEEGNEEKKATRRRRQRGEEGNEEKKATRRRRQRGEEGNEEKKATRRRRQRGEEGNEEKKATRRRRQRGEEGNEEKKATRRRRQRGEEGNEEKKATRRRRQRGEEGNEEKKATRRRRQRGEEGNEEKKATRRRRQRGEEGNEEKKATRRRRQRGEEGNEEKKATRRRRQRGEEGNEEKKATRRRRQRGEEGNEEKKATRRRRQRGEEGNEEKKATRRRRQRGEEGNEEKKATRRRRQRGEEGNEEKKATRRRRQRGEEGNEEKKATRRRRQRGEEGNEEKKATRRRRQRGEEGNEEKKATRRRRQRGEEGNEEKKATRRRRQRGEEGNEEKKATRRRRQRGEEGNEEKKATRRRRQRGEEGNEEKKATRRRRQRGEEGNEEKKATRRRRQRGEEGNEEKKATRRRRQRGEEGNEEKKATRRRRQRGEEGNEEKKATRRRRQRGEEGNEEKKATRRRRQRGEEGNEEKKATRRRRQRGEEGNEEKKATRRRRQRGEEGNEEKKATRRRRQRGEEGNEEKKATRRRRQRGEEGNEEKKATRRRRQRGEEGNEEKKATRRRRQRGEEGNEEKKATRRRRQRGEEGNEEKKATRRRRQRGEEGNEEKKATRRRRQRGEEGNEEKKATRRRRQRGEEGNEEKKATRRRRQRGEEGNEEKKATRRRRQRGEEGNEEKKATRRRRQRGEEGNEEKKATRRRRQRGEEGNEEKKATRRRRQRGEEGNEEKKATRRRRQRGEEGNEEKKATRRRRQRGEEGNEEKKATRRRRQRGEEGNEEKKATRRRRQRGEEGNEEKKATRRRRQRGEEGNEEKKATRRRRQRGEEGNEEKKATRRRRQRGEEGNEEKKATRRRRQRGEEGNEEKKATRRRRQRGEEGNEEKKATRRRRQRGEEGNEEKKATRRRRQRGEEGNEEKKATRRRRQRGEEGNEEKKATRRRRQRGEEGNEEKKATRRRRQRGEEGNEEKKATRRRRQRGEEGNEEKKATRRRRQRGEEGNEEKKATRRRRQRGEEGNEEKKATRRRRQRGEEGNEEKKATRRRRQRGEEGNEEKKATRRRRQRGEEGNEEKKATRRRQGKE